Below is a genomic region from Deltaproteobacteria bacterium.
TCACTGGCCAAGGTTCCCTAAGGGCTACTACGATAGATGCTATAAAAAAACACATAAAATTATCATAGACATAAAATCTAATGCCCTTGTTCTATACGTAATATATAGGTTACGTATAGAACAAGGGCATTATCATGTTTAGCAAACGTAAAACAGTTTTCGCCAGCTATATTGAAAAATGTATGAAAGAGCCCGCTTTTGCAAAAGAGTATGCAAAAGTTCGTGCTAAAATTGAATCCATTGATAACTTGGTCCGCATTTTTGATGCTAAACGTGCTGCTGCTCATTTATCAAAGGTGTAAGCTAGCGCGACGTATTGATGCTAAGCCAGAAATTGTTCGTCGCTTATTTACAACAACCTCACCAAATCCGACTATGGATACTGTGCTTAAGTTAGCAAATGCACTTGATCTTGAGTTGCAATTTGTGCCTAAACGTAAAACAGTAAAGATACCGCGATAACCAAAGGGATTGTTTTAATGCCGATTATCTCAACTTTTTTTGGTATTGTGATTCGGCTATATCATTCTGACCACCCACCGCCACATTTTCACGTTGCTTAGGGTGACGACGAGGCCATTATTGAGATACAATCGGGTAGGGTACTTGGCGGGTGTTTAGAATAGCACATGAAAAAATGGGGCAATAAAATTAAAAAAGTTATCGCGGCTGATGCTGAGAAACTAATAGTTAAATTAGCTTATGATGATGGAACTAAGATTGAAGTATCGTTAGCAAATATATTTGCGCAACCGCGTGGTTTAGCTGCTGAGGTTATGCGTGGCGGCTTGTTTGAACGTTGTTATGTTGAATCAGGTGCATTGGCGTGGCTTAACGGTCTTGAGTTATGCCCTGATGCTTTGTTGATGGACTATGCAACACCAGTCAAACAAACTCGTGTTTCGCGTCGAGCGAGTCGCTAATAATCCCACAATAATTTTACCTAATTTTTGCCCAGACTACTTGGTACGCAACGGATTCATGCGGATTACAACGGAACCAAACGGAATGAACGCCAAACATCAAATTATTTCATAAAATATCATTGCAAAGTCACGTAACTATTGATGTTTTTGTTATACTCCGATACTATCGTCTAGGGCGGTTTAATTTCCGGCGCCTCCACCATTTAAAATATTGATATCATTGAGTTTTGTAGGTGGGTCGGGGACGAGGTCCATGACCAGGTGCCTTTAATCTAAGTGTTGGGGTGTAAATGAAAATCGGAATTATAATTGAAACCAAAGAACCAGAAAAAGCGTGGAATGCTTTTCGTTTTGCAACAACGGCCCGTAAGCAAGAACACGAAGTTAAAGTGTTTCTAATGGGTGAAGCAGTTGAATGTGAAGGATTACATCACGAAAAATTCAATGTTGATGACCAACTTGCGACATTTTGTGATGCTGGTGGTGAAATTCTTGCTTGTGGTTCTTGTTTGAAAACAAGACAGATGAGCGCAAGTGACGCTTGCCCGATCTCAACAATGGTTGATTGTCTTAATGTTGTATTATGGGCAGATAAAACGGTTACGTTTTAAACGAGCTTCACTAACTAACCAACCTCTCCAACCTCTTCAACCTCTTCTCCACCAACGGCTTCGTTTGCTCAACCTGCACGTGAGTGTAGCGCTCGGTCGCGCACAAAATCTCCGGTGTCTGGCATCATTTGATTTGTTGGAGTGATTAGCATATAAGCGATTACTTATAGCTGATCAGCATTGGTGTTAGACACCATTATTAGGGACACCATTATTAGGCCAGTCGTCGCTGTGGGCTCTTGAATTGCTTTGTGATTAAAAGGATTATTATGAAAAACGACGAGCAAAAATTTGTTGCTGGCAAATTTGATAATGTTGATAATATTCTTCACCTTTGGTTCCCAAATCGTAAATTCTTTTTATTAGTAAATTATTCTAATATGCTTTGCGCTTATGCAAAAAGCATCAAGAAGTTTCAACACCGTCTCCATGGTACTTATCGTTATAATGTAAGCCGTGATTTTACCTCTACATCTGTTAGCATAGGTAATCTTCAGCTTCATGCTACTGCAAATATATGATTCACCTCTATATGACAATACACCATTAAGCATTAATCGTACTACCGAGCTACGGGCTCAAGTTTTTGTCGCTGGTATTCCTATTGGAAAACCCTATACTGCTGTATATATTGCTAGTACCATCGACGTTAATATTGATCTACCAATTATCGTGCTTGATAACTTTGGTGCTGGGCAACTAAGCACCGAAAACCGCGAGTTCGTTCCAGCTATAATTATGTCTTTCTCTCTTAATAACGGCAAAGCTTCATTGTCTTCAACACCAGAAGTGGCGACTCGCGCTGGAATCCATATCCGAGGCCAGTCCTCAGCTTCGTTTGAAAAGACTCCATATCGTGTAGAGTTTTGGGATGATAATAATGAAGACCAAGACATAGCTATTCTTGGTATGCCTGCAGAATCGGACTGGGTACTACGTGGACCTTATGCTGACAAAGCACTCGTTCGTGACGCAATCGCCTACGATTTTGGGTGCGATATGGGTATGCAAGCGCCAAGGTATGTATTCTGTGAGCTATATGTAAATGTCAACTCACGTCCCTTAAATGAAGACGACTACATGGGTGTTTATCTTTTAGTCGAAACTATAAAGAATGCTAAAAGGCGCCTCGACCTTAAACAGTTGCGAGAGAATGATGTCACCTTACCCGATATTATGGGTGGTTACATTATTAAATTCGAGTGGAAGATTGATAAATACGATGAGCCAATGTTGAATTGTTTCAGTTCGTCAAACTGTTGGAACTATCTCCTCATCCATGATCCAAATCCAATAGCTTCACAACAATTGAACTGGATCTTAAATTACATTCATGAGTTTAATGACTCGCTTTACTCACCCACTTTCGCTGATGAAACTGTCGGCTACCATGCATATATCAATGTCGAATCGTTTGTAGATCAAATAATCATCAACGAGCTTACCCGAGAGTTGGACTCTTACATTCGTAGCGCCTACTTTGATAAAGACCGATACACCAAGCTTTTTGCTGGCCCCCTTTGGGACTATAATCTCATCTTTGGTGTCGGTGGATACTTTAACAATGAAAAGACTTCTGGGTGGCAGTATGAACAAATACGGCAAGACCACGCCAATTATTGGATACCAAAGTTGCTTACTGATCCTGCATTTTTCAACCGAGTTGTTGCTCGATGGAAGGTATTACGGCAGGGTCTTCTTTCGGATAATGCGCTTGATCAAAGGATTGCTGAATTAACCGAGCCCCTTGCCGATGGCGCTAAGCGTAATTTTAAACGTTGGCCCAATTTTTCTAGCGAATATATTTATATTTTTAAAACTCCGACGAATAACACTTGGGAAGGTCAAGTAGGATATATGCGTGACTGGTTGATACAGCGGGCTGCATGGCTTGATACTCAGTGGAAGCAAAACTTGATAAATTACTGCTTCTCCTCGAAATAACATGTACTTTTCATTTTGCCAGTGGTTTTTGAGAAGTTACCTCTAAGCTTTCACTTATAGTGACGAGAATGGGCTTTTGTGAGACTTTTGCAAGTGGCTCTATAGTACAATTGCTTGTTAGCTATTAGATATTCGCTAGCAACGGTCACCCAGATGCTAATCATTCAGCGGGATTAGAAACCCTGCCAATAAATAAAATGCTGCCGGTGTCGAGGTCACAGATAACGTAGAAAAATGGCCGGTTGATATTAAGGGTTACGGTTTCATCAGGAGGCAAAGAGGTTGGCGCCATCATCACCACAGTAGCTGCAACTGCTTCGGTGCCATATTCATCAACACTAATGTCTGCTTGATGAATTACACTGTCGATATATAAATCTTTGCTACCGGTCATTCCTGAGAAATCTGCCTGTTGGGTAAATGCCTCATGCATACCTAAAGCTTCGAGGACTGTACGTAGTTTTAAGTATGTCGAGGCATGCCATTTCGGTAGAGTCAAATTGACCTGATGTGATTGCAACTGAGATACCGCAGCATCGATAAAATCAGCATTAATCTGGTTGCTAAGTTGTGTAAAATGGCTAATATCATTGGTTCTGTCAGAGACCTCGGGGGCATCGGGGACAATAAGTATCATCGCAACCTCATTACCTTCATACATAAGTTGCACAATTTGATACCCATCACCTTGCGCATATCCCATGATATGGGTCTGCTGCATCATAGGCACATTGATTTCAGTACCATCGTTCAAAATAAAGGGGAGCTCGGTTGTATTTTTCGTATCAAAAAGGTTCTTCCAGTGCGCTTTAAAGTAGATGGTATTAACTAAGGCCATTAAAGTGCCCTCGACATCATTTGGTGTCAGCAGCGTTGGTATTTTTACGTTGGTTTTATCACTAACCCAACGATTAATTGAGTTGGCTGCTGCCTCCGCTTCAAAAAAATCTAAGAGTTGCACTCCGGCGCCATAGTTGAGTGCTAGACCATCAAGAAATGTAGCAAGTACTTGCAGGCGTATATCGAGCCAAAGCGAATTCGCCAATTTAAGTGTAAACGAACTCTTGTCTGAAATGCTATTGTCACCGCGATTTGCCAACGTACGTTCGAGCGTGTTCATGGCAGCATGCAACTTTGTCTGGGGCAGAGTGAAATGCAGGGCATCTGCCATTTGGGCTTCAGTTACGCCCTGAGCCCCGGTATAGGTCATTGCTAAAGCAATCGAAACGCTTAGGGGTGATGCGATAAGGTTACCTGGCGCTGATTGGAGTTGATTAAAGACATCGAAAGTTAGTGCATTGATATCTTTAACGAGTATCTGCATATCTTCAAGCGGAACATCTGTGGTATCGCGAGCAAGATTAGATTGCAGAATACCTTCGTTTTGATTTTGCTGATCTTGGTCTAGATTATCTTGGTTTTGCTGATCTTCGTTTTGGTCATCTTGCTGATGTATATAGTTGTTCGAACCGCAGCCAGTGACACATGTGCGTGACTATGGCTCTTCAGAGTCTGAATCATTTTGACTCATCCATTTTACATCGAAGAAATTGAAAACATAGGTAAGGGCCACTGAAGAAAATGGAGTCTTTTATAAAAATTCGGAGCATTTTAGCCATTTATTAGTGTCACACGTCATATCTGTAAAGCCTTGGTCTAATCGGTAGCGAAATGAGGAGAGAAAGAAATATGCTTTTATTCAATCGACAAACATTAGCCTTAGCGGCACTCGTTCTTGGCATGAATTGTGCAAGTTGTTCCGATGGCGATATCAGTAGCCTCGCAGGTTTGGACGCTCCTACCTTTCAGAGCTTTGTTGCCAATCCAACGTCTGTGTTGGTTGCTACACCAACTGACATTGTGTTTTTATGGACATTTGCGAAAACACCATCACCCGAAGCGAATTGTATCATAGACAATGGTGTCGGCAGTATTGCCAATGGCGCTAAGGTGAGCCTCACATTGAATAAGAGTACTACTTTCAACATTGTTTGCACGAATAACAGCGGAAGCGATACCACACAATTGACCATCAATGTCGAGCTGACTCCCATAGCACCCGAAATCATCGGCTTTACAGCGACGCCAAGCGAGATCCCCTCTGACAGCCCAACCAATGTGGTGTGGAAATGGTCTTACGCAAACAGCCCAGTTCCTGTTCCTGCTTGCTCAATCGATAATGGCGTCGGCTCAGTAACCAATAGCACCTCAACCAACGTGCGCTTATTGGATGAAACCACCTTCACCCTGAAGTGTGAGAACGCCGGCGGGTCTGCCGAGGCGCATACGAATATTTCTACTTTGAATACTCTAAACCTTTTCACCTTAGGGCAAGGATCTGGAATCATCACCTGCGGCACCGGGGTATGTCCAACCGTTGTAGATCCAGGCGAGACTACTGTTTTGACAGCAAAACCTGCACCTGACTCGACGTTTGAGGGCTGGGGTGGGGCGTGTTCAGGGACTGTATCATCCTGCATCTTGAATGCCGACAGCAAACTCGATGTTTCCGCCACTTTTACTGCAAAAACCCCTCCGACAGACATATACTGGGTTAGCCCAACGGGAAATGCCAGCTGGGATGGCGCAAACAGCTGCAAGGGTGAAACACCGCTTGATGGTGCGGCTGCGTGTAGTCTCGCCACTGCTAATGCTAAAGTGATTGCTGGCAACTTCGTGTACCTGCGTGGTGGTACCTACCACACCGCTATTGCTCCAAAGACTAGCGGAACTTCAAGTAAACGTATTACCTTTAAAGGATATAGCGACGAGCGTGTTGTGATCACAGGGCTTGATCTGGCAATCTCTCTAGATGATCACGCGTACATCACCATCGACCACATCACTACTGACGGCAACGACGAGTTCGCCCATCTGATTAACGCCAGCTATATTTGGCTCATCAACAGTACGCTTATAAACTCACCCGACAAGACCAGCGTATGGATCGAAGGCATTAGGATGTATACCGACGCCAAGTACAACTGGCTTGCCAACAATACTATTGGCAACTGTGGCTATTCAAACGACGCCAAGAAGGATGACATCGGCGGAGTCATGCGTTTTGGCTTTGACGGCGATTCCGACGACGAAACCAGCTACAATCTTCTCGAGAACAATTATCTTTTCCATGGTGGTCACCACGTCATCCAGATATCGGCCCGGTATAATATTATACGCAATAACACTTGCCATAATGAGAACTGGACGCCATGTAACCGTGCCTTGACTGGCAACCTTTGTGGCAATCGCTGCATTGTGCTTGTCGACGGATCCCCTGATGCTTATTGGAATGTATTTGAGGGTAACCGTTTCGGTTTTGAG
It encodes:
- a CDS encoding serpin family protein; translation: MQILVKDINALTFDVFNQLQSAPGNLIASPLSVSIALAMTYTGAQGVTEAQMADALHFTLPQTKLHAAMNTLERTLANRGDNSISDKSSFTLKLANSLWLDIRLQVLATFLDGLALNYGAGVQLLDFFEAEAAANSINRWVSDKTNVKIPTLLTPNDVEGTLMALVNTIYFKAHWKNLFDTKNTTELPFILNDGTEINVPMMQQTHIMGYAQGDGYQIVQLMYEGNEVAMILIVPDAPEVSDRTNDISHFTQLSNQINADFIDAAVSQLQSHQVNLTLPKWHASTYLKLRTVLEALGMHEAFTQQADFSGMTGSKDLYIDSVIHQADISVDEYGTEAVAATVVMMAPTSLPPDETVTLNINRPFFYVICDLDTGSILFIGRVSNPAE
- a CDS encoding DUF2442 domain-containing protein → MKKWGNKIKKVIAADAEKLIVKLAYDDGTKIEVSLANIFAQPRGLAAEVMRGGLFERCYVESGALAWLNGLELCPDALLMDYATPVKQTRVSRRASR
- a CDS encoding CotH kinase family protein; this encodes MLLQIYDSPLYDNTPLSINRTTELRAQVFVAGIPIGKPYTAVYIASTIDVNIDLPIIVLDNFGAGQLSTENREFVPAIIMSFSLNNGKASLSSTPEVATRAGIHIRGQSSASFEKTPYRVEFWDDNNEDQDIAILGMPAESDWVLRGPYADKALVRDAIAYDFGCDMGMQAPRYVFCELYVNVNSRPLNEDDYMGVYLLVETIKNAKRRLDLKQLRENDVTLPDIMGGYIIKFEWKIDKYDEPMLNCFSSSNCWNYLLIHDPNPIASQQLNWILNYIHEFNDSLYSPTFADETVGYHAYINVESFVDQIIINELTRELDSYIRSAYFDKDRYTKLFAGPLWDYNLIFGVGGYFNNEKTSGWQYEQIRQDHANYWIPKLLTDPAFFNRVVARWKVLRQGLLSDNALDQRIAELTEPLADGAKRNFKRWPNFSSEYIYIFKTPTNNTWEGQVGYMRDWLIQRAAWLDTQWKQNLINYCFSSK
- a CDS encoding DsrE family protein; amino-acid sequence: MKIGIIIETKEPEKAWNAFRFATTARKQEHEVKVFLMGEAVECEGLHHEKFNVDDQLATFCDAGGEILACGSCLKTRQMSASDACPISTMVDCLNVVLWADKTVTF